One Festucalex cinctus isolate MCC-2025b chromosome 3, RoL_Fcin_1.0, whole genome shotgun sequence DNA window includes the following coding sequences:
- the panx2 gene encoding pannexin-2 produces the protein MQNILDQNLDMATALLAGEKLKELILPGSSQDERGGALASLMVQLKLELPFDRVVTIGTVIIPILLVTLVFTRNFAEESIYCYTPHNFTRDQALYARGYCWTELRDATPGVESHLWPSLFEHKFLPYALLAFAGIMYIPALGWEFLASTRLTSELNFLLQEIDNCYHRAAEGRAPKIEKQIQSKGPGITERERREIIENAEKEKSPEQNLFEKYLERRGQSNFLAKIYLARHLAIICLSSIPISYLSAYYARQRQNEFTCALGELPDISSYSELKLRVNCKLPAVQLQRIMAAVDIALLCTMNLIILLNLLHLFVVRKSNFVFDKLHKVGIKTRRRWQKSQFCDINILAMFCNENRDHIKSLNRLDFITNESDLMYDNVVRQLLAALAQSNHDATPTVRDSGIQTIDPNMDPSDLGVGDMPTEPLVIKRPRKKIKWIPTSNPLPQSFKEPLTLTRLENNAKPEKPKPLRRKTVADSFIAPLLDSKSTQYPATKDLSGIEKKHTRNFSLDVHPYMLTIRKPKVEITNTDPLPSEHNMDTVYLEGTHTIVHVSSAITENKVCSPESTTTAFSTVTLPTSTYVNGGSPNPPSSEDPLSPKPSPPPMEPITQVENLEAQPPTLTRAPTHQLLSLHHTLFEEEEDEENRRDRLAGRPGELIAAGEC, from the exons ATGCAGAACATCCTTGACCAAAACTTAGACATGGCTACAGCTCTACTAGCTGGTGAGAAACTGAAGGAGCTCATCCTGCCGGGCTCGTCGCAAGATGAAAGGGGCGGCGCGCTGGCCAGTCTAATGGTGCAGCTCAAACTGGAGCTGCCCTTTGATCGCGTTGTTACGATAGGGACGGTGATCATCCCCATCCTGCTGGTCACCCTCGTCTTCACCAGGAACTTTGCAG AGGAATCCATATACTGTTACACACCACACAACTTCACCCGAGACCAGGCACTGTACGCAAGAGGCTACTGCTGGACGGAGCTGCGTGATGCTACACCTGGTGTGGAGTCTCACCTCTGGCCTTCACTATTTGAGCACAAGTTTCTACCTTACGCCCTTCTGGCCTTTGCCGGTATCATGTACATCCCCGCTCTGGGCTGGGAGTTTCTTGCCTCTACTCGGCTCACGTCAGAACTTAATTTCCTGCTTCAAGAGATTGATAACTGTTATCATCGAGCTGCTGAGGGCCGTGCCCCAAAGATTGAAAAGCAGATTCAATCCAAAGGACCCGGCATCACTGAGCGGGAGAGGAGAGAGATCATAGAGAATGCAGAGAAAGAGAAGAGTCCCGAGCAAAACCTCTTTGAGAAATATTTAGAAAGACGAGGCCAAAGTAACTTTTTGGCAAAGATTTACTTGGCACGCCATCTGGCTATTATCTGCCTCAGCTCAATCCCCATTTCCTACCTTAGCGCCTACTATGCCCGACAAAGACAGAATGAATTTACCTGTGCTCTTGGCGAGCTCCCGGACATCAGCAGCTATTCAGAGCTCAAGCTTCGGGTCAACTGTAAGCTGCCTGCTGTGCAGCTGCAGCGAATCATGGCTGCAGTCGATATCGCACTGCTCTGCACCATGAACCTTATTATCCTGCTTAATTTGCTGCATTTATTTGTGGTGCGAAAGTCCAACTTTGTATTTGACAAGTTGCATAAAGTGGGTATCAAGACACGACGTCGTTGGCAGAAGTCTCAGTTTTGTGACATCAACATCCTGGCCATGTTTTGTAATGAGAACAGAGACCACATTAAGTCCCTCAACAGGCTGGACTTCATCACCAATGAGAGCGACCTCATGTATGATAATGTGGTCCGGCAGCTGTTGGCTGCTCTTGCACAGTCCAACCATGATGCAACACCCACAGTGAGGGACTCTGGGATCCAAACAATAGATCCAAACATGGATCCCTCTGATCTTGGAGTGGGAGATATGCCTACGGAGCCGCTTGTCATCAAACGACCCCGCAAGAAGATTAAATGGATCCCAACCTCCAATCCTCTTCCGCAGTCTTTTAAA GAACCTCTTACTCTGACACGTTTGGAAAATAACGCCAAGCCTGAAAAACCCAAACCGCTCAGACGAAAGACGGTAGCAGACAGTTTCATTGCACCACTTCTGGATAGCAAGAGCACACAGTATCCTGCAACAAAAG ATTTGAGTGGGATTGAGAAAAAGCACACTCGCAACTTCTCCCTGGATGTTCACCCATACATGCTGACCATTCGTAAACCAAAAGTGGAGATCACGAACACAGACCCTCTTCCCTCAGAGCACAACATGGATACTGTATACCTTGAAGGCACGCACACTATTGTTCATGTTTCTAGTGCAATTACAG AGAACAAGGTTTGCTCTCCAGAATCTACCACGACTGCCTTTTCAACGGTGACCCTGCCTACTAGCACATACGTAAATGGTGGTAGCCCCAACCCACCATCGAGTGAGGATCCCCTCAGTCCCAAACCCTCTCCCCCTCCCATGGAGCCCATCACACAGGTGGAGAATCTTGAGGCTCAGCCACCAACACTCACCAGAGCCCCTACACACCAGCTGCTGAGTCTTCATCATACTCTCTTtgaggaagaagaggatgagGAAAACCGGAGAGACAGGCTGGCAGGGAGACCCGGGGAACTCATTGCTGCAGGGGAATGTTAA
- the trabd gene encoding traB domain-containing protein, which yields MDQDTNSEDESIGPPEDPSEEALPPRPPGLSDSEAMELLWQYRAQRRQSSPELPETVTRLISPDGSLLYLVGTAHFSDSSKRDVASTIRAVQPDVVVVELCQYRVSMLKMDENTLLREAKEINIEKVQQAIKQNGVMSGLMQILLLKVSAHITEQLGMAPGGEFREAFKEARRVPFCKFHLGDRPIPVTFKRAIAALSLWQKARLAWGLCFLSDPISKEDVEKCKQKDLLEQTMSEMIGEFPALHQTIVAERDIYLTHTLRQAACCVEAPPNAQKVPAVVVGVVGMGHVPGIERNWDKHLNINEIMSVAPPSQFGWVLHTVVKGVMMGMLGCVCYRAGRTLVGALLSSSAVQSVMDNLRLSPA from the exons ATGGACCAAGACACCAATTCTGAG GACGAGTCTATAGGACCACCGGAGGATCCTTCAGAAGAGGCACTACCACCTCGTCCTCCAGGACTTT CTGACAGTGAAGCAATGGAACTACTTTGGCAATATAGAGCCCAGCGTCGCCAGTCATCACCTGAACTACCAGAGACGGTGACACGTCTCATTTCCCCTGATGGCAGCCTTCTGTACTTAGTGGGCACTGCCCACTTTAGTGACAGCAGCAAAAGAGATGTGGCTTCG ACGATCCGTGCTGTGCAACCAGATGTGGTTGTGGTGGAGTTGTGCCAGTACAGGGTATCCATGCTGAAGATGGATGAGAACACATTGCTGAGGGAAGCCAAAGAGATCAACATTGAAAAAGTCCAGCAGGCTATCAAACAG AATGGTGTGATGTCTGGCCTGATGCAGATTCTCCTGCTCAAAGTTTCCGCTCACATCACCGAGCAGCTCGGCATGGCTCCTGGTGGGGAGTTCAGGGAAGCCTTCAAAGAG GCTCGGCGTGTGCCATTCTGTAAGTTTCATCTTGGAGACAGGCCCATCCCTGTGACCTTCAAGAGGGCAATTGCTGCTCTCAGCCTGTGGCAGAAGGCCCGTCTCGCCTGGGGTCTTTGCTTCCTTTCTGACCCAATCAG CAAAGAGGATGTcgagaaatgtaaacagaaggACCTGCTGGAACAGACCATGTCGGAGATGATTGGAGAATTTCCAGCTCTTCACCAGACTATCGTGGCTGAGAGAGACATCTACCTCACGCACACACTGCGTCAGGCTGCATGctgtgtggaggctccccctaATGCCCAGA AAGTGCCTGCTGTTGTGGTGGGAGTTGTCGGAATGGGTCATGTGCCTGGCATTGAAAGAAACTGGGATAAACATCTCAACATCAATGAAATTATGAG TGTTGCGCCCCCGTCTCAGTTTGGCTGGGTTTTGCACACTGTAGTTAAAGGTGTTATGATGGGCATGCTGGGGTGCGTCTGCTACCGTGCTGGACGGACTTTAGTTGGAGCCCTGTTGTCTTCATCTGCTGTCCAATCAGTTATGGACAATCTACGACTATCTCCTGCTTGA